In Syngnathoides biaculeatus isolate LvHL_M chromosome 5, ASM1980259v1, whole genome shotgun sequence, the following are encoded in one genomic region:
- the ddr1 gene encoding epithelial discoidin domain-containing receptor 1 isoform X1, producing MVKPAAWLTPFSVVTALVLVQVSSVEEHEWHFNAAAQCRFALGMEDGSIQDADITASSAWSDSTEAKHARLSTGEGDGAWCPKGPVFPDGSEYLQVDLRKLYFLALVGTQGRHADGHGQEFVRSYRLRYSRDGVKWITWKDRWGQEVVSGNENTYDVVLKDLGPPIVARMVRFYPLADRVMSVCLRVELYGCVWTDGLKAYTAPVGHVMNLSGLPVYLNDSTYDGSTEQGVQFGGLGQLCDGVLGGDDFMESKELRVWPGYDYLGWNRDVLGKASVDVEFHFEKPRILQVMQVHSNNRHTQGVRVFNKVECTFKPGLLQPWSSPALALRVPLDDLKDPSSRTISLPLDGRVAHILRCNFYFADRWLLLSEISFLSETIEKDVTQPNGSKTPTTSASPFPNHTSSFSAPSQGGSITSPAASAPPPTASPTFTMDATANWTLSGREFDGVSPRAGLPVAKDDSSNTAILIGCLVGIILLLLAVIAIILWRQYWKKLLGKAQGGLSSEELRVHLSVPSDNVVINNTHSYSSRYQRIHTFPDDPEREGESEYQEPSALLHPRDHRDSTALLLNNPAYHLLLSDHRKGSRPSTCQAQEKSLNVPHGCGLDSSPEKGFPLTQDEPPPYPGSRPYPALSPSTSPPLPPSVPHYAEADIVSLQGVSGNNTYAVPALASSSPGADASPLPELQRQCLVFKEKLGEGQFGEVHLCEIESPQDLPSLEFPFNVRKGRPLLVAVKILRPDASKNARNDFLKEVKILSRLKDPNIIRLLGVCVSSDPLCMVTEYMECGDLNQYLSHRVLLDKSGPSHTTPTISYPALISMASQIASGMKFLSSLNFVHRDLATRNCLVGGERGNGDADDPSGERHIKIADFGMSRNLYAGDYYRIQGRAVLPIRWMAWECILMGKFTTASDVWAFGVTLWEMLSVCQEQPYSNLTDEQVIDNAGEFFRDQGRQVYLGKPAVCPQGLYELMLSCWNRDCKLRPSFGHIHAFLTEDAMNMV from the exons ATGGTGAAGCCAGCCGCGTGGTTGACTCCTTTCTCTGTGGTCACAGCTCTGGTACTGGTTCAGGTGTCTTCTGTGGAAGAGCACGAGTGGCACTTCaatgcag CAGCTCAGTGTCGTTTTGCCCTGGGGATGGAGGATGGCAGCATCCAAGACGCTGACATCACCGCCTCCAGTGCCTGGTCAGACTCCACCGAGGCGAAACATGCAAG GTTGAGCACCGGAGAAGGAGATGGAGCTTGGTGCCCCAAAGGCCCCGTCTTCCCCGATGGATCAGAATACCTTCAG GTGGACCTGCGCAAACTGTATTTCTTGGCCCTGGTGGGCACCCAGGGTCGCCACGCCGACGGGCACGGCCAGGAGTTTGTCCGTAGTTATCGCCTGCGCTACTCTCGTGATGGCGTGAAATGGATCACCTGGAAGGACCGCTGGGGCCAGGAA GTGGTGTCCGGGAACGAGAACACCTACGACGTTGTTTTGAAGGACCTGGGTCCTCCCATAGTAGCCCGCATGGTGCGCTTCTACCCGCTGGCCGACAGGGTCATGAGCGTCTGCCTTCGAGTGGAACTCTACGGCTGCGTGTGGACGG ATGGGTTAAAGGCTTACACGGCTCCGGTGGGTCACGTGATGAATCTGTCAGGCTTGCCAGTCTACCTGAATGACTCCACCTATGACGGCAGCACAGAGCAAGG GGTGCAGTTCGGGGGCCTGGGTCAGCTTTGCGACGGCGTCCTGGGAGGCGATGACTTCATGGAGAGCAAGGAGTTGAGGGTGTGGCCCGGGTACGACTACCTGGGCTGGAACAGGGACGTTCTTGGAAAGGCCAGCGTGGATGTCGAGTTCCATTTTGAGAAGCCTCGCATCCTCCAGGTCATGCAG GTGCACAGCAACAACCGTCACACTCAGGGCGTGCGGGTGTTCAACAAGGTGGAGTGCACGTTCAAGCCGGGCCTGTTGCAGCCGTGGTCGTCTCCGGCCCTGGCCCTGCGGGTGCCCCTGGACGACCTGAAGGACCCGTCCTCTCGGACCATCTCGCTCCCCCTGGACGGACGCGTTGCTCACATCCTGCGCTGCAACTTCTACTTCGCCGACAGATGGCTGCTCCTCAGTGAGATATCCTTTCTCTCAG AGACTATTGAAAAGGACGTGACTCAGCCGAATGGTTCCAAGACTCCCACGACCAGCGCCTCTCCTTTCCCCAACCACACCTCCTCCTTTTCCGCCCCGAGCCAGGGTGGCTCCATCACCTCTCCCGCTGCTTCTG CACCTCCTCCCACCGCCAGCCCCACCTTCACGATGGACGCCACTGCTAATTGGACACTGTCAG GTCGCGAATTCGATGGCGTGTCTCCGAGGGCGGGGCTTCCGGTGGCCAAAGatgacagcagcaacacagcTATCCTGATTGGCTGCCTGGTGGGCATCATCCTGCTGCTGTTGGCCGTCATCGCCATCATACTGTGGAGGCAGTACTGGAAGAAGTTACTGGGGAAG GCGCAAGGGGGCCTGTCGAGCGAAGAACTCCGCGTGCATCTGTCGGTGCCCTCGGACAACGTGGTCATCAACAACACCCACAGCTACTCCAGCCGCTACCAGCGCATACACACCTTCCCTGACGACCCCGAGCGAGAGGGCGAGAGCGAGTACCAGGAGCCCAGCGCCCTGCTGCACCCCCGAGATCACCGGGACAGCACGG CCTTGCTGTTAAACAACCCGGCCTATCACCTGCTCCTGTCAGATCACAGGAAAGGCTCGAGGCCCAGCACCTGTCAGGCTCAGGAAAAGAGTCTCAATGTGCCCCATG GATGCGGCTTGGACTCTTCCCCGGAGAAAGGATTCCCCTTGACACAGGACGAGCCTCCGCCCTACCCGGGCTCGCGGCCGTACCCGGCCCTGTCGCCGTCCACGTCTCCCCCGCTGCCCCCCAGCGTGCCGCACTATGCCGAGGCCGACATCGTGAGTCTGCAGGGCGTCAGCGGCAACAACACGTACGCCGTGCCTGCCCTGGCCTCGTCCAGCCCGGGAGCGGACGCCAGCCCCTTGCCGGAGTTGCAGCGTCAGTGTCTCGTCTTCAAGGAGAAGCTCGgggaggggcaatttggagag GTGCACCTGTGCGAAATCGAAAGCCCTCAGGACCTTCCCAGCCTGGAGTTTCCTTTCAATGTGAGGAAAGGTCGCCCTCTCTTGGTGGCTGTCAAGATACTGCGGCCTGACGCCTCCAAAAATGCAAG GAATGACTTCTTGAAGGAGGTGAAGATCCTGTCCCGCCTGAAGGACCCCAACATCATCCGTCTGCTGGGGGTGTGCGTGAGCAGCGACCCCCTCTGCATGGTCACCGAGTACATGGAGTGCGGAGACCTCAACCAGTACCTGTCCCACCGCGTGCTGTTGGACAAGAGCGGGCCTTCACACACCACGCCCACTATCAG CTACCCGGCTCTCATCTCCATGGCAAGCCAGATCGCGTCGGGTATGAAGTTCCTCTCCTCGCTCAACTTCGTGCACCGCGACCTGGCCACGCGCAACTGCCTGGTGGGCGGCGAGAGGGGCAACGGCGACGCCGACGACCCCAGCGGAGAGCGCCACATCAAGATTGCGGACTTTGGCATGAGCAGGAACCTGTACGCCGGAGACTACTACAGGATCCAGGGCCGAGCTGTGCTGCCCATCCGCTGGATGGCCTGGGAGTGCATCCTCATG